In Providencia zhijiangensis, a single window of DNA contains:
- the mutM gene encoding bifunctional DNA-formamidopyrimidine glycosylase/DNA-(apurinic or apyrimidinic site) lyase yields the protein MPELPEVETSRRGIEPHLVGNTISYAIVRNERLRWPVSEQIMRLSDETVISVQRRAKYLLIELRKGWIIVHLGMSGSVRILTEELPEGKHDHVDLILRDGKVLRYTDPRRFGAWLWCDDLASSSVLAHLGPEPLSDEFNPKYLFDLATKRKVAVKPWLMDNKIVVGVGNIYANEALFASRISPEKLTNTLTLDEITELVTQIKKVLQRSIEQGGTTLKDFLQSDGKPGYFAQELFVYGKKGEPCSVCGTQIESIKQGQRTTFYCPQCQK from the coding sequence ATGCCAGAACTGCCCGAAGTTGAAACCAGTCGCCGAGGTATTGAACCACATTTAGTTGGCAATACAATTAGTTATGCCATTGTGCGTAATGAACGGCTACGCTGGCCAGTAAGTGAACAAATCATGCGTTTATCTGATGAAACCGTGATAAGTGTTCAACGCCGGGCAAAATACCTGCTTATTGAACTGCGAAAAGGGTGGATTATTGTCCATTTAGGAATGTCTGGCAGTGTGCGAATTTTGACGGAAGAATTACCAGAAGGGAAACATGACCATGTAGACCTTATCTTGCGTGATGGTAAAGTACTGCGCTACACCGACCCTCGACGTTTTGGCGCATGGCTTTGGTGCGATGATTTAGCGTCCAGCTCCGTTCTCGCTCATTTAGGCCCTGAACCTCTTTCCGATGAATTCAATCCTAAATATCTCTTTGATTTAGCAACTAAACGTAAGGTTGCGGTCAAACCTTGGTTGATGGACAACAAAATCGTTGTTGGGGTAGGGAATATCTATGCGAATGAAGCACTTTTTGCATCAAGGATCTCCCCAGAAAAGCTAACTAACACCCTGACACTTGATGAGATTACAGAACTCGTCACACAGATTAAAAAAGTGCTTCAACGTTCAATAGAACAAGGTGGAACGACTCTTAAAGATTTTTTACAGTCAGACGGAAAACCAGGTTACTTTGCTCAAGAGCTGTTTGTGTATGGAAAAAAAGGCGAGCCGTGTTCTGTGTGCGGAACCCAGATTGAAAGCATCAAACAAGGACAGAGGACAACCTTTTATTGCCCTCAATGTCAGAAGTAA
- a CDS encoding glycosyltransferase, giving the protein MITKAIFTVTPIYSIPPKSAAAVESWMYNVAKRLDIESRIICIQNEGYSAHSVVNKNCAIDRIKFGRIYTRLFKKWTRIDPYSYADRIVKLKRNFAKNSEESITFVHNNIKLFKKIIKKEGHNNVVLHMHNFFEPKDIPEDIKLIVPSRCMEGWFRERLPKAQIKVVRNGFDGDIYNQPPEVKREDFGLDKSDKIILFAGRIARDKGLLELMQACSTFFNGDDRYKLVIVGDPNAAKKGELVDYQNEVKDFAKHLDKQCIFLGGVHPDKIRHYYSLADVIAVPSITDEAFCMVALEAMASGLPVIASQRGAMVEFITHSETGFIFKEPLSPENMAEDIQYALNHPHAVEIANNAKTHAYENFTWEIVTEELQNVIRKWFP; this is encoded by the coding sequence ATGATCACAAAAGCCATTTTTACTGTGACACCTATCTATTCTATACCGCCAAAAAGTGCAGCAGCAGTAGAGTCGTGGATGTATAACGTTGCAAAGAGATTAGATATAGAAAGCCGTATTATCTGCATTCAGAATGAAGGATATTCAGCTCATTCAGTCGTTAACAAAAATTGTGCTATTGACCGCATAAAGTTTGGAAGAATTTATACGAGACTATTTAAAAAATGGACAAGAATAGACCCATATTCTTATGCGGATAGGATCGTTAAATTGAAACGGAATTTCGCAAAAAATTCCGAAGAAAGCATCACATTTGTGCATAACAATATAAAATTATTTAAAAAAATTATTAAAAAGGAAGGGCATAATAACGTTGTACTTCATATGCATAATTTTTTTGAACCTAAGGATATTCCAGAAGATATTAAATTGATTGTTCCTAGTCGTTGCATGGAAGGCTGGTTTAGGGAACGCTTACCAAAGGCTCAGATTAAAGTTGTGAGAAATGGCTTTGATGGCGATATTTATAATCAACCGCCTGAAGTAAAGCGTGAAGACTTTGGACTGGATAAATCAGATAAAATTATCTTATTCGCAGGAAGAATTGCTAGGGATAAAGGCTTGCTTGAATTAATGCAAGCATGTAGCACATTTTTTAATGGCGACGACCGTTATAAATTGGTCATTGTGGGTGACCCTAATGCCGCTAAAAAAGGTGAACTAGTTGATTACCAAAATGAAGTAAAAGATTTTGCTAAGCATTTAGATAAGCAATGTATTTTCTTGGGGGGCGTGCACCCAGATAAAATTAGACATTACTACTCATTGGCAGATGTTATTGCTGTACCCTCGATCACTGATGAGGCATTTTGCATGGTTGCTCTTGAAGCTATGGCATCAGGTCTTCCTGTCATTGCTAGCCAGCGTGGGGCTATGGTTGAATTCATTACGCATAGTGAAACAGGTTTTATTTTCAAAGAACCACTTTCCCCCGAAAATATGGCAGAAGATATACAGTATGCATTAAACCATCCCCATGCAGTGGAAATTGCGAATAATGCCAAAACCCATGCTTATGAGAACTTTACATGGGAAATAGTTACTGAAGAGCTCCAAAATGTTATTCGTAAATGGTTCCCATAA
- a CDS encoding glycosyltransferase family 8 C-terminal domain-containing protein codes for MTSDTALIHYTGVTKPWHTWAKYPSAKPFYDALASSPWTENDLKPAIKFAEKKKEYKHLLKQGAFFAGCISGIKYLFQKVRGKKR; via the coding sequence ATTACGTCAGATACAGCTTTAATCCATTATACCGGGGTAACAAAGCCATGGCATACATGGGCGAAATATCCTTCTGCAAAACCATTTTATGATGCTTTAGCTTCTTCGCCGTGGACTGAAAATGATTTAAAGCCAGCAATTAAATTTGCAGAGAAAAAGAAAGAATATAAGCATCTTTTAAAACAAGGTGCATTTTTTGCAGGGTGTATTTCAGGCATTAAATACTTATTTCAGAAGGTTAGAGGTAAAAAAAGATAA
- the rfaL gene encoding O-antigen ligase RfaL, with protein MSFLDKHQNLLSKYNRILIFLFFILFFVEDVTRYKHILFYLMIATALCYLCLDSKKVIDRLKHKEIYLMILFSVALYVSVSYSLDTKATLKFINNNLLNYGILSLGLLFPIILYREKLTDISKLVLVGYLAAIVLLLLIELVRYIIAYQHGILPFTTYNFRNISDSLTFFFPILPILWYILPKNKLIYFYILCVVFLFILLGTLSRGAWLAIAASGGVFLCFKRPWKLIASVIGIALIGLISLKMIYPETTNKLFFKLEQTDSSYRYTNGTQGTAFELIMEKPLVGYGIGDKIFHEKYNSVVAQHPDWTFRTSIGPHNIWLLVWFGAGIFGLASFTLLTLSMGYTSYQGIRRSVENPLVYFSFLALFISLISFYVVRGMFEQVDLKPLGLILGFLIAMINAIPTKRISENNG; from the coding sequence ATGTCCTTTTTAGATAAACATCAAAACCTACTATCTAAATATAATAGAATATTGATTTTTCTATTTTTTATACTTTTTTTTGTTGAAGATGTAACCCGATATAAACATATTCTATTTTATCTAATGATTGCTACAGCGCTATGTTATTTATGCTTAGATTCAAAAAAAGTTATTGATAGGCTAAAGCATAAAGAAATTTATCTCATGATATTATTTTCTGTTGCTTTGTATGTGTCGGTTTCTTACTCTTTAGATACAAAGGCAACGCTAAAATTTATCAATAATAATTTATTGAATTATGGTATTTTATCTTTAGGTTTACTTTTTCCTATCATCCTTTATAGAGAAAAATTAACAGATATATCAAAACTAGTCTTAGTTGGTTATTTAGCTGCGATAGTTCTATTATTATTAATTGAATTAGTGCGTTATATCATAGCGTATCAGCATGGAATACTTCCATTTACGACATATAATTTTAGAAATATATCTGATTCGCTAACATTCTTCTTTCCAATTTTACCGATTCTTTGGTACATACTGCCTAAAAATAAGTTAATTTACTTTTATATTCTTTGTGTTGTGTTTTTATTTATATTACTTGGAACTCTATCTAGAGGGGCTTGGTTAGCTATTGCTGCATCTGGTGGGGTTTTCTTGTGTTTTAAACGCCCTTGGAAATTAATTGCATCAGTCATAGGAATTGCTCTTATTGGGTTGATTTCATTGAAAATGATATACCCAGAGACGACAAATAAACTCTTTTTTAAATTAGAGCAGACAGATAGTTCTTATCGATATACGAATGGTACCCAGGGTACAGCTTTTGAGTTAATTATGGAAAAGCCATTAGTAGGATATGGAATTGGCGATAAAATCTTCCATGAAAAATACAATAGTGTAGTTGCCCAACATCCGGACTGGACATTCAGAACGTCAATTGGTCCTCATAACATATGGTTATTAGTATGGTTTGGCGCGGGTATATTTGGATTAGCTTCTTTTACACTTTTGACTCTGTCTATGGGGTACACTTCTTATCAAGGAATTCGCCGTAGTGTAGAAAATCCATTAGTTTACTTTTCATTTTTGGCTTTGTTTATCAGTTTGATTAGTTTCTATGTAGTTCGAGGTATGTTTGAACAAGTGGATTTAAAACCTCTGGGGCTTATCCTTGGATTCTTGATTGCGATGATCAACGCGATTCCTACGAAGCGTATAAGTGAAAATAATGGATAA
- the waaO gene encoding lipopolysaccharide 3-alpha-galactosyltransferase produces the protein MFFNKESAITKQIDLTAKNVVARDDCLHISYGIDRNFLYGCGISIASLLKNNEDILFYFHVFTDYFDSEQEALFRELAEQYKTSIKIYLVDCEQLKSLPSTKNWSYATYFRFIIADYFSEQLERIIYMDADIMCQGSLSELLELEFTENQVVAAVPERDSDWWKKRADALGIPSIANGYFNAGFLVLNLVSWKENDISLKAMNLLSQDEVKAKISYLDQDILNMLLTGKIVYLDQKYNTQYSINYELQDGRKENPITSSTILIHYIGPTKPWHEWANYPTAKSFLEAKNASPWKNIPLLKAKSSNHLRYCAKHLFKQKLYWLGIKSQAQYFLAKITK, from the coding sequence ATGTTTTTTAATAAGGAAAGTGCAATCACAAAGCAAATTGATCTTACAGCCAAAAATGTGGTTGCTAGAGATGATTGTTTACATATTTCTTACGGTATTGACCGTAATTTTTTATATGGTTGTGGAATTTCTATTGCCTCTCTCTTAAAAAATAACGAGGACATATTATTCTATTTTCATGTTTTTACCGATTATTTTGATTCGGAACAAGAGGCTCTTTTTCGTGAATTAGCTGAGCAATATAAAACAAGCATAAAAATATATTTAGTTGATTGTGAACAGTTAAAGTCGTTACCAAGCACCAAAAATTGGTCTTACGCAACGTATTTTAGATTTATCATTGCAGACTACTTTTCTGAGCAACTAGAGCGCATCATTTATATGGATGCGGATATTATGTGTCAAGGCTCATTAAGTGAATTATTAGAGCTCGAATTTACAGAAAACCAAGTAGTCGCGGCTGTTCCTGAAAGAGATTCTGATTGGTGGAAAAAAAGAGCAGATGCATTGGGGATCCCGAGTATTGCTAATGGGTATTTTAATGCTGGCTTCTTAGTTTTAAATTTAGTGAGTTGGAAGGAAAATGATATATCCCTAAAGGCGATGAATCTGTTATCTCAAGATGAAGTTAAAGCCAAGATTTCCTATCTTGACCAAGATATATTGAACATGTTGTTAACGGGTAAAATTGTCTACTTAGACCAAAAATATAACACGCAATATAGCATCAATTATGAATTACAAGATGGTCGAAAAGAGAATCCAATAACATCGAGTACAATTTTGATTCATTATATAGGCCCAACGAAACCATGGCATGAATGGGCTAATTACCCAACTGCAAAATCTTTTCTAGAAGCTAAAAATGCTTCACCGTGGAAAAATATTCCTTTATTGAAAGCTAAAAGTAGCAACCACCTGCGCTACTGTGCAAAGCATTTATTTAAACAAAAATTATATTGGCTTGGCATTAAGTCACAGGCTCAGTATTTTTTAGCAAAAATTACCAAATAA
- the rfaP gene encoding lipopolysaccharide core heptose(I) kinase RfaP translates to MVELKAPFNELWKDKDPFVETDKLDGEVFRALETRRTLRFQLDDKSYFIKIHYGTTLKEVLKNLFSFRLPVLGADREWNAIHRLTEAGVDTMNGRAFGQKGWNPLRRHSFIITEDLTPTVSLEDYCANWATQPPKFKTKQMLIRRVAEMVRKMHRIGINHRDCYICHFLLHLPFTENLQDLKISVIDLHRAQLRSSVPTRWRNKDLIGLYFSSLEIGLTQRDIFRFMKVYFEMPLKEILSQESSLMADAKSKADKIKARTIRKSL, encoded by the coding sequence ATGGTTGAGTTAAAAGCGCCTTTTAATGAATTGTGGAAAGATAAAGACCCATTTGTTGAAACAGATAAATTGGATGGTGAAGTTTTTCGTGCATTGGAAACGCGCAGAACATTGCGTTTTCAGCTTGATGATAAAAGCTATTTTATTAAGATTCACTATGGCACGACGCTAAAAGAGGTTTTGAAGAATTTATTCTCATTCCGTTTACCTGTTTTAGGTGCAGATCGTGAATGGAATGCAATTCATCGATTGACTGAAGCTGGCGTTGATACCATGAACGGGCGCGCTTTCGGGCAAAAAGGGTGGAACCCACTTCGACGTCATTCATTTATTATTACTGAAGACCTCACTCCAACAGTGAGTTTAGAAGATTACTGCGCTAATTGGGCCACTCAGCCACCTAAATTCAAAACTAAGCAAATGTTGATCCGGCGAGTTGCCGAGATGGTACGTAAGATGCATCGCATCGGTATTAACCATCGCGACTGTTATATTTGCCATTTCTTACTGCATCTACCGTTCACAGAAAATCTGCAAGATTTAAAAATCTCAGTCATCGATTTGCATCGCGCACAGCTACGGTCATCAGTTCCTACCCGCTGGCGAAATAAGGACTTAATTGGTTTATACTTTTCATCATTAGAAATCGGTTTAACTCAGAGAGATATTTTCCGGTTTATGAAGGTTTATTTTGAAATGCCGTTAAAAGAGATACTGAGTCAAGAATCTAGTTTGATGGCAGATGCGAAAAGCAAAGCTGACAAAATTAAAGCGCGTACGATCAGAAAGTCGCTATAA
- a CDS encoding glycosyltransferase family 4 protein, with product MVLAFCLYKYFPFGGLQRDFLRIAMACQARGHHIRVYTQSWEGERPEQFEIIIVPTSSGTNHGRNAQYCEWVMAHLKQHPADRIIGFNKMPDLDVYFAADVCYAQKVAEEKGFFYKLTPRYKHYAAFEKAVFQKEKATQLMMLTPHQIAHFEKHYGTESDRFHMLPPGIAVDRKYDQQIADAKRIYREKNQIPESAFLLLQVGSDFKRKGVDRTLKAMAALPESIRNNTLLMVVGQDKPAKYQRLAGALGIDKQVSFFSGRNDIAELMAAADILMHPAYQEAAGIVLLEAIVAGLPIIVTEVCGYASFIDKAQCGVVVNEPFEQAVLNQALCDSLQDTQKRAQWVNNAKYYADTEDLYSLPEKAADIILGCSNG from the coding sequence ATGGTATTGGCATTTTGTCTGTATAAATATTTTCCATTTGGTGGGCTACAACGCGACTTTTTACGTATTGCGATGGCTTGCCAAGCTCGTGGACACCATATTCGTGTTTATACCCAATCATGGGAAGGTGAACGTCCGGAACAGTTTGAAATTATTATTGTTCCTACCAGTTCAGGCACTAACCATGGACGAAATGCCCAATACTGTGAATGGGTCATGGCACATCTGAAGCAACATCCCGCAGATAGAATCATTGGCTTTAATAAAATGCCTGATCTGGATGTATATTTTGCTGCGGATGTTTGTTATGCGCAAAAAGTGGCTGAAGAAAAAGGTTTTTTCTATAAGCTGACTCCGCGCTATAAACATTATGCTGCTTTTGAAAAAGCCGTCTTCCAAAAAGAAAAGGCAACGCAGCTAATGATGCTCACGCCTCATCAAATTGCTCATTTTGAAAAGCACTATGGAACGGAAAGTGACCGTTTTCATATGCTGCCTCCGGGTATCGCCGTTGACCGAAAATATGACCAACAGATTGCGGATGCTAAGCGTATCTATCGAGAAAAGAATCAAATTCCCGAGTCTGCATTTTTGCTGCTTCAAGTTGGGTCCGATTTTAAACGCAAGGGCGTTGATAGAACTCTCAAAGCGATGGCTGCATTACCTGAAAGCATCAGAAACAACACATTATTGATGGTGGTAGGACAAGACAAACCCGCTAAATATCAACGCTTAGCGGGAGCGTTGGGGATTGATAAACAAGTTTCATTTTTTAGCGGGCGCAATGATATTGCGGAGCTAATGGCCGCTGCGGATATTTTGATGCATCCGGCGTACCAAGAAGCAGCTGGAATTGTCCTGCTTGAAGCGATTGTTGCGGGACTGCCGATTATCGTCACGGAAGTGTGTGGTTACGCGTCGTTTATCGACAAAGCCCAGTGTGGCGTGGTGGTCAATGAGCCTTTTGAACAGGCAGTTTTAAATCAGGCGCTATGCGATAGCCTGCAAGATACACAAAAACGAGCTCAATGGGTAAACAATGCTAAATACTATGCAGACACAGAAGATCTGTACAGTTTACCGGAAAAAGCGGCCGATATTATTTTAGGATGCTCTAATGGTTGA
- the rfaQ gene encoding lipopolysaccharide core heptosyltransferase RfaQ, whose translation MKKQYKKILVIKMRFHGDMLLTTPVISSLKQNYPDAQIDVLLYQDTIPILSENQEIHTLYGMKGKKSGGLSKACNFLSLLFKLRRNQYDLVVNLADQWMVSLLVRAIPAETKISHDFGHRDSKFWRNSFTHLTPPEGEHVVLNNLSVLKPLGIQEFKTDLTMSYAEDDWKKIDQRLLDLGVHSSYVVIQPTARQIFKCWDNEKFSAVIDALQSRGYQVVLTSGPSKEDLACVNEIAENCQTKPTTELAGKTSFPELGALIAHAALFIGVDSAPMHIAAAVKTPIVCLFGATNHIFWRPWSDNVVKFWAGDYENMPPRDELDRNKKYLSVIPASDVIEATEQMLPMNMRSMMGRY comes from the coding sequence GTGAAAAAACAGTATAAAAAAATTCTTGTAATCAAGATGCGGTTTCATGGTGACATGCTACTGACGACGCCTGTTATCAGCTCATTAAAGCAAAATTATCCTGATGCCCAGATTGATGTTTTGCTTTATCAGGACACCATTCCCATTTTGTCGGAAAACCAAGAGATCCATACACTATATGGTATGAAAGGTAAGAAAAGTGGTGGTTTGAGCAAAGCCTGCAACTTTTTAAGTCTGCTGTTTAAATTACGTCGTAATCAATATGATTTGGTCGTTAACCTTGCTGACCAATGGATGGTTTCGTTACTTGTTCGTGCCATTCCTGCAGAAACTAAGATTTCGCACGATTTCGGTCATCGAGATTCGAAATTTTGGCGAAATAGCTTTACGCATCTCACTCCCCCTGAAGGGGAACATGTTGTTTTAAATAATCTTTCTGTATTAAAGCCGTTAGGGATCCAAGAATTCAAAACAGACCTAACCATGTCTTATGCGGAAGATGATTGGAAAAAAATTGATCAGAGGCTGTTAGATCTTGGCGTTCACAGTAGCTACGTTGTGATCCAGCCAACCGCCCGACAAATTTTTAAATGTTGGGATAATGAAAAGTTCTCAGCTGTCATTGATGCATTGCAGTCTCGTGGTTATCAAGTGGTATTAACATCGGGCCCAAGCAAAGAAGACTTAGCGTGTGTGAATGAAATTGCGGAGAATTGCCAAACCAAGCCAACGACTGAGCTTGCAGGAAAAACATCCTTCCCTGAATTAGGTGCATTAATTGCGCATGCCGCTCTTTTTATTGGCGTCGATTCTGCACCTATGCATATTGCTGCCGCGGTGAAAACTCCCATCGTGTGCCTATTTGGCGCCACAAACCATATTTTCTGGCGACCATGGAGCGATAATGTGGTGAAATTCTGGGCAGGAGATTATGAAAATATGCCACCTAGAGATGAACTAGACCGCAATAAGAAATACCTCTCCGTGATCCCTGCTAGTGATGTGATTGAAGCAACGGAGCAAATGCTACCGATGAATATGCGCTCAATGATGGGAAGGTACTAA
- the rpmG gene encoding 50S ribosomal protein L33, whose amino-acid sequence MAKGIREKIKLVSSEGTGHFYTTTKNKRTMPEKLELKKFDPVVRKHVIYKEAKIK is encoded by the coding sequence ATGGCTAAAGGTATTCGCGAGAAAATCAAGCTGGTTTCTTCTGAAGGTACAGGTCACTTCTATACCACTACGAAGAACAAGCGCACAATGCCAGAAAAACTGGAACTGAAAAAATTCGATCCAGTTGTTCGTAAGCATGTGATCTACAAAGAAGCAAAAATCAAATAA
- the rpmB gene encoding 50S ribosomal protein L28: MSRVCQVTGKRPMSGNNRSHALNATKRRFLPNLHSHRFWVESEKRFVTLRVSAKGMRVIDKKGIDAVLAELRTRGEKY, from the coding sequence ATGTCACGAGTCTGCCAAGTTACCGGCAAGCGTCCAATGAGCGGTAACAACCGTTCACACGCATTAAACGCGACCAAACGTCGTTTTTTGCCAAACCTGCACTCTCACCGTTTCTGGGTTGAGTCTGAGAAACGTTTCGTAACACTGCGTGTATCTGCTAAAGGTATGCGTGTTATCGATAAAAAGGGTATTGATGCTGTTCTTGCTGAACTGCGTACCCGCGGTGAGAAGTACTAA
- the radC gene encoding RadC family protein, with product MHEYMELLPREKMLAYGAVSLSDAELLAIFLRTGTRGEPVLQLAQRLLHEFGSLYLLVQADYAKLIECKGLGACKLSQLQAASELARRCFSAQVLCDDVMDNPNTLKSRLLELFSGQEREVFMVLFLNNQHQVICHEEMFKGTINRVEVHPREIIRFAMKMNARAIVLAHNHPSGNPEPSMADKYVTEKIQSACDMMGIKLLDHFVVGHKSCTSFAERGWL from the coding sequence ATGCACGAATATATGGAGCTTTTACCACGAGAAAAAATGTTGGCGTATGGGGCTGTATCATTATCAGATGCAGAATTATTAGCGATTTTTCTGCGCACTGGAACACGGGGTGAACCCGTTTTACAACTTGCTCAGCGCTTACTTCATGAGTTTGGTTCACTCTATTTATTAGTGCAAGCTGACTACGCAAAGCTGATTGAATGTAAAGGGTTGGGGGCTTGTAAATTAAGCCAATTGCAAGCAGCTAGTGAGCTCGCAAGGCGTTGTTTCTCTGCGCAAGTGCTTTGTGATGATGTGATGGATAATCCCAATACATTGAAATCGAGGTTGCTTGAATTATTTTCAGGGCAGGAACGAGAAGTTTTCATGGTGCTATTTTTGAATAATCAGCATCAGGTGATTTGCCATGAAGAGATGTTTAAAGGCACAATCAATCGTGTTGAAGTGCATCCAAGAGAAATTATCCGGTTTGCCATGAAAATGAATGCCAGAGCGATAGTGCTTGCCCATAATCACCCATCGGGAAACCCTGAGCCAAGCATGGCAGATAAGTACGTTACTGAGAAAATTCAGAGCGCTTGTGACATGATGGGGATTAAATTACTTGATCATTTTGTGGTTGGACACAAATCTTGTACCTCATTTGCCGAGCGCGGATGGCTGTAA
- the coaBC gene encoding bifunctional phosphopantothenoylcysteine decarboxylase/phosphopantothenate--cysteine ligase CoaBC, whose amino-acid sequence MTQQTSVNSLLGKRIVLGISGGIAAYKIPELTRRLRDEGASVRVVMTPAAKAFITPLTLQAVSGYPVADDLLDPAAEAAMGHIELAKWADIIILAPATADLIARLSAGMANDLLTTVCLASAAPIAIVPAMNQQMYRAAATQDNLIRLQQRQCMIWGPDEGSQACGDVGPGRMIDPLAIVKLASQHFQSCLGQQSRLDLDGISIMVTAGPTREDLDPVRFISNHSSGKMGFAIAQAASERGANVTLVAGPVNLATPNGVNRINVTSALEMYEQVHQSITEQDIFIGCAAVADYRAKTVAENKIKKQGDEVSITLVQNPDIVASVGKLTQNRPYVVGFAAETQNVEEYARQKRQQKQLDLICANDVSLADNGFNSDNNALHLFDAHGDVRLPHSSKIELSHHLLDEILQRYEKNRSENS is encoded by the coding sequence ATGACTCAACAAACTTCAGTTAACTCATTATTAGGTAAGCGAATTGTTCTTGGTATCAGTGGTGGAATAGCCGCTTATAAAATTCCTGAACTCACTCGCCGACTGCGTGATGAAGGGGCATCTGTACGTGTTGTCATGACACCTGCGGCAAAAGCGTTCATTACACCTCTCACTCTGCAAGCTGTTTCCGGTTATCCGGTCGCTGATGATTTGCTAGACCCCGCAGCGGAAGCCGCAATGGGTCACATTGAATTGGCAAAATGGGCTGATATAATTATTTTAGCGCCAGCAACTGCCGATTTAATCGCACGATTAAGCGCTGGCATGGCGAATGATTTACTCACGACTGTTTGTCTTGCATCTGCGGCGCCTATTGCCATCGTGCCTGCGATGAATCAACAAATGTATCGCGCAGCGGCAACACAGGATAATTTAATCAGACTGCAACAACGCCAGTGTATGATTTGGGGCCCTGATGAAGGCAGTCAAGCATGTGGTGATGTCGGTCCCGGGCGCATGATTGACCCATTAGCGATTGTGAAATTAGCTAGCCAGCATTTTCAATCATGTTTAGGTCAGCAATCCCGTTTAGATCTAGACGGGATTTCAATCATGGTCACGGCAGGCCCAACCCGTGAAGATTTAGACCCTGTACGCTTTATCAGTAATCACAGTTCTGGAAAAATGGGTTTTGCTATCGCGCAAGCCGCAAGTGAACGCGGAGCGAATGTCACTCTCGTTGCTGGCCCTGTTAATCTGGCAACACCGAATGGTGTAAACCGCATTAACGTGACGAGTGCCCTTGAGATGTATGAACAAGTACACCAGTCTATTACTGAGCAAGATATTTTTATCGGCTGTGCTGCGGTTGCAGATTACCGAGCTAAAACTGTCGCTGAAAATAAAATTAAGAAACAAGGGGATGAAGTTTCCATTACTCTTGTACAAAATCCTGACATTGTGGCAAGTGTAGGAAAACTGACGCAAAATCGTCCTTATGTAGTCGGTTTCGCGGCAGAGACCCAAAATGTCGAAGAATATGCACGACAAAAGCGCCAACAAAAGCAACTTGATTTAATTTGTGCGAATGACGTTTCCTTAGCGGATAATGGTTTTAATAGTGATAACAATGCACTACATCTATTTGATGCCCACGGTGATGTTCGATTACCACACAGTAGTAAAATTGAATTAAGCCACCATTTACTTGACGAGATACTCCAACGTTATGAAAAAAATCGATCTGAAAATTCTTGA
- the dut gene encoding dUTP diphosphatase, producing the protein MKKIDLKILDARIGNEFPLPTYATTGSAGLDLRACLDAPIDLAPGQTELIPTGLAIHIADEQLAAVILPRSGLGHKHGVVLGNLVGLIDSDYQGQLMVSVWNRGDKTFTVEPGERMAQMVFVPVVQAQFNIVDDFDATERGEGGFGHSGRQ; encoded by the coding sequence ATGAAAAAAATCGATCTGAAAATTCTTGATGCCCGTATTGGGAACGAGTTTCCACTGCCAACTTACGCGACCACTGGCTCTGCGGGTTTAGATTTACGTGCATGTCTTGATGCACCTATCGATTTAGCGCCGGGTCAAACTGAATTGATCCCAACGGGTCTAGCTATCCATATTGCAGACGAGCAACTTGCCGCAGTGATCCTGCCACGTTCAGGTTTAGGTCATAAGCATGGCGTTGTACTGGGTAACTTAGTCGGTTTAATCGACTCTGACTACCAAGGCCAGCTGATGGTGTCTGTATGGAACCGTGGCGATAAAACATTCACTGTTGAACCGGGTGAACGTATGGCACAAATGGTCTTTGTTCCTGTTGTTCAAGCGCAATTCAATATTGTGGATGACTTTGACGCGACTGAACGCGGTGAAGGTGGTTTCGGTCACTCTGGTCGCCAATAA